The genomic window CTTTCTTCCATCCGATAGCTTCACATTCTCTCTTACATGCTGCCTCATAATATAGCGAACAAGTGGTACCACAATCGCAGGATTCAAATGACCTTTTAACATGTCATTCATAATTTCCTGACAAGCTTGCAGTTGAGAAAATGCTTGCTTATAAGGTCTTGGGGATGTCATAGCCGTAAAAATATCAGCCACCGTCACAATTTGAATAGCATACGGTATTTGTGGTCCTGTTATTTTTTTAGGGTACCCACTCCCATCTATCCGCTCGTGATGAAACATTGATGCCATAATAATAGATTGCCGTTTTTCACCCATCTTCTGAAGAATGCGTGCCCCCTTACTTGGGTGCTCACGAATTAAATGCATCTCTTGCGCATCAAGTTTAGATGATTTTGCTAAAATCTCTTCAGGTACAGTGAGCATACCGATATCATGGAAAAAGCCCATCTCTGCAATTTCAAAAAGCTCTTGCCCCTTTTTCCCGAGAATTCTACCAATCAACGCTGACATAATTGACACATTAAGAGAATGAGCATATATATATGTTTTCGATGATTGATGCATGATTTTAAGTAAGCTTGATAAATTGTCATTACTTAAGATTTCTTTCAGCAAAGGACTGTATATTTCCTTTACTTCATCAACATGTGGCACTTGCTCTTTTTTAATAAGAGATAATTTCTCTTCTATTTTCGATAAGCTTTCTTCGTAAAGTGTTTCTAATTCTATTTCTTTCTGTGCTATCATCGTGAAGGAGGTTCGATTCGTTGTTACAGCTTGCTTAATCTTTACTTTTGTTCCTACTATTTGGTTTTGTAAAATTACTATGTGACGATGAGTAAGAACCGTTCCCGCTTTTAGCAAAAGCATACCCGATTCAGAAAAAATATCCTCAGCTAACACTTCACCAACAATTTCAGGTGAAATTTCTATCACCTTAAACATATTTACACTCCTTAAGTATGACAAATGTATTCTCGATATGTGGTAATTTTACTATATTTTACATACAATTCCCATGTGCTTTTGACCTATTTTGTGTGTTTATGTCGTTTTTTGTCCGGGGCATATTTACTATTTTAGGAGGGTTGGGTGACGTGGCCATGTTCTTTTCATTTTCGCATTATGCGAACTTACATTTCCCCTCTGCTCCCGTTCCTTTTTTGCTGAACGTGCATTCTCGACATCGGAACATGCATTTTCGACATCCCAGCGTGCATTTTCGACATGCGAACGTGCATTTCTCTCTCTCCTCCCGTTCCTTTTTTACTGAACGTGCATTCTCGACATGGGAACATGCATTTCCGACATCCCAGCGTGCATTTTCGACACGCGAACGTGCATTTCTCTCTCTCCTCCCGTTCCTTTTTTGCTGAACGTGCATTTTCGACATGGGAACATGCATTTTCGACATCCCAGCGTGCATTTTCGACACGCGAACGTGCATTTCTCTCTCTACTCCCAGTAAGTTTCATAGAATATTCAAATTTGGAACTATGGAAGTATATTACAATATAACGTGGAGGTGATAGGAGATGAACTTTTACAAGTATCCTCTTCATATTCAACAAGAACTAGCATTACAATGTCGCACTAGTATACATCATCCTAACAGAAACAAACTAGATGAAAGCTGTGGTGTACGGCTTGCAGGTCACTATGGAGAGCAGCAAGTAAATTATTATTTACGGCAATGCAACTTACATAACACATTTGTTTATAATGGTATTCGATTAATAGATGACTGCACTGGTGATGCTTTTCAAATTGATAAGTCCATTACTACACGAAAACTATTAATACCGTTAGAAGTTAAAAATCTATCAGGAGAGTTAATTTTCGGGGCAAATGGGCAATTTACACAAATAAAAAATGGAGAAGAGATAAAGCATTTTAATCCACTCTCACAAGTTAACATTCAACGCGATCATTTAACTACCTGGCTTCACGAGCACCTTAATGTATCCCTTCCGATAGAACCTCTTGTTGTTTTCACACATCCTTCAGCTATTATTCGCTTCCATCATCAAAATCCCGATTACAATAAACGAATAGTAACACTTGATACATTGCCTGATAAAATAAAACAGTTATTAAACACCTACTATAATCAGAAAACTATTAGTGACAACTACTTTGAGTTATTAAATCAGAAGCTTTATCAAGATCATACTCCTTTTCTTCACAACGACGTACTTAAAAAATTTCTTGTTAACTGGCACGATATTACTACAGGAGTAGAATGCCTGCGGTGTAACGAGGTGACTATGGAGATACTAAATCGTAAGTGGCATTGTAAAAAATGTGGTACAAGAATTTCTAATGAAGTTTTCCACTCTCTATACACATACTTCCTTTTGTTTAAACAACCTCTCACAAATAAAAGAGCAAGCTGGTTTTTAGGAACACAATCAAGAGGACAAACTGAGCGTGCTTTACAATCTATGCCTAACTTACTTAAAGTCGGTTCTAACAGAGGAACTAAGTACTTTATGAATATAGATAAAAGACCAGATTTTGTGTATTTTAAATAACAAGAAGATCCACGCAATATATTTCGGGTTCTAATGAACGATTGACCCAAAATAATCGATCTTCTCCAGTCAGTTGTTAGTCCATTCGCACTTATTACGCTCTCACCTGTTTACCGATCATGCCAATATAAAAAAAGCTACACGGGACTATACACTAAGTCCCATGTAGCTTTCAAATCATTGCAGCACGGTAGCGGACATTAGAACAAAGCTACCTGCTATTACCTTAACGAGCACCACCTGCGCATCACACTAGTGCTATTATCAATGTCCTATCATAATTAAACTATTAATCTTTAAATCTATCATCAAGAGCGCGTGCTAGGAATACAGCTAGTTCAGCTCTTGTTGTGAAAGCTTCAGGTGCAAACGAACCGTCTGCTTTACCAGTTGTGATACCAGCCACGAACAATGCATCGACATATCCGCGAGCCCAGTGGCTTTCCATAACATCGCTGAATAATTCCACGTCAACAGCAACAACATCTAAATCAAACGCGACAGCTAAAATTTTAGCCATTTGCGCACGAGTTAAAGCAGCGTCTGGGTTGAACTTACCACCATTTCCTGATACGATGCCAGCCGCCTTCGCAGCAGCAATTGCTGCATAAGCCGGATG from Bacillus sp. HMF5848 includes these protein-coding regions:
- a CDS encoding HD-GYP domain-containing protein; the encoded protein is MFKVIEISPEIVGEVLAEDIFSESGMLLLKAGTVLTHRHIVILQNQIVGTKVKIKQAVTTNRTSFTMIAQKEIELETLYEESLSKIEEKLSLIKKEQVPHVDEVKEIYSPLLKEILSNDNLSSLLKIMHQSSKTYIYAHSLNVSIMSALIGRILGKKGQELFEIAEMGFFHDIGMLTVPEEILAKSSKLDAQEMHLIREHPSKGARILQKMGEKRQSIIMASMFHHERIDGSGYPKKITGPQIPYAIQIVTVADIFTAMTSPRPYKQAFSQLQACQEIMNDMLKGHLNPAIVVPLVRYIMRQHVRENVKLSDGRKGEIIFIHDNEPHQPLLRFEDGTYIDLRRQPRTFIVNTLRTNS
- a CDS encoding NERD domain-containing protein; the protein is MNFYKYPLHIQQELALQCRTSIHHPNRNKLDESCGVRLAGHYGEQQVNYYLRQCNLHNTFVYNGIRLIDDCTGDAFQIDKSITTRKLLIPLEVKNLSGELIFGANGQFTQIKNGEEIKHFNPLSQVNIQRDHLTTWLHEHLNVSLPIEPLVVFTHPSAIIRFHHQNPDYNKRIVTLDTLPDKIKQLLNTYYNQKTISDNYFELLNQKLYQDHTPFLHNDVLKKFLVNWHDITTGVECLRCNEVTMEILNRKWHCKKCGTRISNEVFHSLYTYFLLFKQPLTNKRASWFLGTQSRGQTERALQSMPNLLKVGSNRGTKYFMNIDKRPDFVYFK